From the Gramella sp. Hel_I_59 genome, one window contains:
- a CDS encoding asparaginase: protein MKDNSKILLVYTGGTIGMIKDYETGALKAFNFDELLHNIPELKILEHEIETMTFGDPIDSSNMNPEYWIKIANVIHERFDDYDGFVVLHGSDTMSYTASALSFMFENLTKPIIFTGSQLPIGDLRTDAKENLITSIQVAGLRKNGKPVISEVGLYFEYKLYRANRTTKINAEHFQAFSSMNHPALAESGVYLSVNYKALWAPNRKQKTKLHTGFDDNILVLKMFPGISESTVEHILAKPGLKGVVLETYGSGNAPNTSWFLELLRKKIKEGLFVVNVTQCVAGSVNMGQYETSVGLKKVGVVSGKDITTEAAVSKLMYLIGKDLSPKVFKTIFETSLRGEMS from the coding sequence ATGAAGGATAATTCCAAGATACTACTTGTTTATACCGGTGGTACCATTGGGATGATCAAGGATTATGAGACTGGTGCGCTAAAAGCTTTCAATTTTGATGAGCTTTTGCATAACATCCCGGAATTGAAGATTCTTGAGCATGAGATCGAAACCATGACCTTTGGTGATCCTATCGATTCCTCCAATATGAATCCCGAATACTGGATCAAGATCGCAAATGTGATCCACGAACGATTCGATGATTACGATGGGTTTGTGGTGTTACATGGGAGTGATACCATGTCATATACCGCTTCAGCGCTGAGTTTTATGTTCGAAAACCTAACGAAGCCAATCATTTTCACCGGTTCGCAGTTGCCTATCGGGGATTTGCGGACAGATGCTAAGGAAAACCTGATCACAAGTATTCAGGTTGCAGGTTTAAGAAAGAATGGAAAACCAGTTATTTCTGAAGTTGGGCTTTATTTTGAGTACAAATTATACCGGGCGAACAGGACTACAAAGATTAATGCCGAGCATTTTCAGGCATTTTCTTCCATGAATCATCCTGCTCTCGCCGAATCTGGTGTATATCTTTCGGTTAATTATAAGGCACTTTGGGCTCCCAATAGAAAGCAGAAAACAAAATTACATACAGGTTTTGACGATAATATACTCGTATTAAAAATGTTTCCGGGAATAAGCGAGAGCACGGTGGAGCATATTCTGGCCAAACCTGGGCTAAAAGGAGTGGTGTTAGAGACTTACGGTAGCGGGAATGCGCCGAATACATCCTGGTTTCTCGAACTTCTTCGGAAGAAAATAAAAGAAGGGCTTTTTGTGGTCAATGTGACGCAATGCGTAGCAGGAAGTGTGAACATGGGACAGTATGAAACCAGTGTAGGTCTTAAGAAAGTAGGGGTGGTTTCCGGAAAGGATATCACTACC
- a CDS encoding 1-acyl-sn-glycerol-3-phosphate acyltransferase produces MQNFDDIRFYDDEEVNPALQQYVKHPMVKALLQFTFPDLEYDEIRTILADCYSIKDFQSKVIYYSVEKVLEKTSEGLSDRGFDKLDQDESYFYISNHRDILLDTSLLNYTLYNHDLVMTASAIGDNLVQKPFLAALAKLNRNFLVLRNQSPREMLKSSMRLSEYTRGLLEDSRSIWMAQREGRTKDGNDVTQQGVLKMIGMAKGDLDLLDYLAKIKIVPVSISYEFDPTDMLKMPEVLAKRMQEEYKKSANEDFNSIMQGAMGQKGRIRLNAGEVITSADLDYIREQNLSVNDQLQAVSKLIDKAIHKNYKLWPSNYIACDLLRNEERFTDKYTEKEKRQFDRRVSRRVDVKNPLALNSYLLMYANPVINKLGLNEG; encoded by the coding sequence GTGCAAAATTTTGATGATATACGTTTTTACGACGATGAAGAGGTAAATCCTGCTTTGCAGCAGTATGTGAAACATCCCATGGTAAAGGCGCTTCTGCAATTTACCTTTCCCGATCTGGAATATGACGAGATCAGGACCATACTCGCAGATTGCTATTCTATTAAGGATTTTCAAAGCAAGGTAATTTACTATAGTGTAGAGAAAGTTCTGGAGAAAACCAGTGAGGGTCTTAGTGACCGTGGTTTTGATAAACTTGATCAGGATGAATCATACTTCTATATTTCCAATCACAGGGATATTCTGTTAGATACTTCGTTGCTTAATTATACGCTATACAACCATGACCTGGTGATGACGGCTTCAGCTATTGGCGATAATCTGGTACAGAAACCTTTCCTTGCTGCCCTGGCAAAGTTAAATCGAAATTTTCTGGTTCTTCGAAATCAGAGTCCGCGTGAGATGCTTAAAAGTTCCATGCGACTTTCAGAATATACGAGAGGATTACTGGAAGACTCAAGATCGATCTGGATGGCGCAAAGAGAAGGGCGAACCAAAGATGGTAATGATGTGACCCAACAGGGTGTTCTCAAGATGATCGGGATGGCCAAAGGTGACCTGGATCTTCTCGATTACCTGGCTAAGATCAAGATCGTACCGGTTTCCATTTCTTATGAATTCGATCCTACAGATATGCTGAAGATGCCGGAAGTACTGGCAAAAAGAATGCAGGAGGAATATAAGAAAAGCGCCAATGAAGACTTTAATAGTATCATGCAGGGCGCGATGGGTCAAAAAGGTAGAATACGCCTGAATGCGGGCGAAGTGATCACTTCAGCAGACCTGGATTATATTCGTGAGCAGAATCTTTCAGTCAATGATCAGCTTCAGGCAGTTTCCAAACTCATTGATAAAGCGATCCATAAGAATTATAAGTTATGGCCATCGAACTATATAGCCTGTGATCTACTAAGAAATGAGGAGCGTTTTACAGATAAATACACAGAAAAGGAGAAAAGACAGTTTGACCGTAGAGTTAGCAGACGTGTGGATGTCAAAAATCCGCTGGCTTTGAATAGTTACCTGTTAATGTATGCGAATCCTGTAATCAATAAACTGGGACTTAATGAAGGATAA
- a CDS encoding TatD family hydrolase: MTVTDTHTHLYSDSFDGDRQQLIQDAIAQNVTRFFIPAIDSETTQSMYELEKAFPDNIFLMMGLHPTHVQENYEDELKHVEEELAKRKFYAVGEIGIDLYWDKSTLEIQQDAFRRQIQLAKKYKLPIVIHCRNAFDEVFSVLEEEKGDDLFGIFHCFTGNFEQAQQALSYNMKLGIGGVVTFKNGGIDKFMAQIPLEQIVLETDAPYLAPKPFRGKRNDPVFILKVAEKLAEIYELPVETIAEVTTKNSKEVFGI, translated from the coding sequence ATGACAGTTACAGATACGCACACTCATTTATATAGTGACTCATTTGATGGCGACCGGCAGCAACTTATTCAGGATGCCATCGCTCAAAACGTGACCCGTTTTTTCATTCCGGCGATAGATTCAGAAACTACCCAAAGTATGTATGAGCTGGAAAAAGCATTTCCAGATAACATATTTTTGATGATGGGATTACATCCTACTCATGTGCAGGAGAATTATGAAGATGAATTAAAGCATGTAGAAGAGGAACTTGCAAAGCGCAAATTTTACGCTGTAGGAGAAATTGGAATCGATCTGTATTGGGATAAATCCACGCTGGAAATTCAGCAGGACGCTTTCAGAAGACAGATACAGCTTGCGAAAAAGTACAAACTTCCAATTGTTATTCATTGTCGTAATGCTTTTGATGAGGTATTTTCAGTATTAGAAGAAGAAAAAGGTGATGATCTTTTTGGGATCTTTCATTGCTTTACGGGGAATTTCGAGCAGGCGCAACAGGCGCTTTCCTATAATATGAAACTCGGTATTGGCGGAGTGGTTACTTTCAAAAATGGTGGAATCGATAAATTCATGGCTCAAATTCCGCTAGAGCAGATTGTTCTTGAGACAGATGCTCCATACCTGGCTCCTAAACCTTTCCGCGGAAAAAGAAACGATCCTGTCTTTATATTAAAGGTTGCCGAGAAATTAGCGGAAATATATGAACTCCCAGTGGAGACCATTGCGGAGGTAACTACCAAAAACTCAAAGGAAGTCTTTGGAATCTAA
- a CDS encoding NAD(P)/FAD-dependent oxidoreductase — protein MLDFIVVGAAQAGLAMAYYLKQQGHNFLVVDKEAEIGASWMNRWDSLTLFTPSEFNNMHGMEFPAKKGHYPSKTEVAGYFKEYVQNFDFPVQLETYIQKITRVNNHFLLKSPQGDLKARNVIIATGPFHIPYTPAFSKKISSEVFQIHSNYYKNPEQLQPGPAMVVGAGDSGFQILDEISENDRKTYFSGTTDVKVLPQEIMGKTLWWWFTKSGFLSFSRDTWLGKKISNSRQPVIGTDVKGILARENVSAVGKTKDAENERILTEKEELRDIKNIVWATGYRPNFEWIEGLELAKNGYPEHYRGVSNMEGLYFIGLPWLHTRGSATLGGIKKDAAYLAGKIAEKHSVSV, from the coding sequence ATGTTGGATTTTATCGTGGTAGGAGCGGCACAGGCAGGTTTGGCCATGGCCTATTATCTAAAACAACAGGGTCATAACTTCCTGGTCGTGGATAAAGAAGCCGAAATTGGTGCTTCATGGATGAATCGATGGGATTCTCTTACTCTTTTTACTCCTTCTGAATTTAATAATATGCACGGGATGGAATTTCCGGCTAAAAAAGGTCATTACCCATCGAAAACTGAAGTCGCCGGCTACTTTAAAGAATACGTGCAGAATTTTGATTTTCCGGTTCAGTTAGAAACTTACATCCAAAAGATCACACGAGTAAATAATCATTTTCTTCTGAAGTCGCCGCAAGGTGATCTAAAAGCCAGAAATGTAATTATTGCTACAGGGCCATTTCATATTCCCTATACACCAGCTTTCTCCAAAAAGATCTCTTCTGAAGTTTTTCAGATCCATAGCAACTATTATAAGAACCCAGAACAGTTGCAGCCAGGACCTGCGATGGTGGTGGGAGCCGGAGATAGCGGATTTCAGATCCTCGATGAAATTTCTGAAAATGATCGCAAAACCTATTTTTCAGGAACTACAGATGTAAAAGTACTTCCGCAGGAAATAATGGGTAAAACACTTTGGTGGTGGTTTACAAAATCTGGTTTTTTAAGCTTCAGCAGAGATACATGGCTGGGAAAAAAGATCAGTAATTCGCGACAACCCGTAATTGGAACAGATGTAAAAGGGATTCTTGCCAGGGAAAATGTGAGCGCTGTGGGTAAAACGAAAGATGCTGAAAACGAACGTATTCTTACCGAAAAGGAAGAGCTTCGGGACATAAAGAATATCGTCTGGGCTACTGGTTACCGACCAAACTTTGAATGGATTGAAGGACTGGAACTGGCCAAGAACGGCTACCCTGAACATTATCGTGGAGTAAGCAATATGGAAGGTCTTTACTTTATTGGCCTGCCCTGGTTACATACCAGAGGTTCTGCAACCCTTGGCGGAATCAAAAAAGATGCGGCTTACCTCGCCGGGAAGATCGCTGAAAAGCATTCAGTTTCAGTATAA
- a CDS encoding DUF456 domain-containing protein, with protein MEIVLLSVAAIFMILGILGSFLPVLPGVPLSWIGLLIFFLIPGVGVNYVFLGITLFVAILFYILNFAIPAMGTKKFGGSRKGMIGATIGLIIGIFAPFPFAILICPFVGAFIGEILNKSDSRTAGKAAFGSFLGLLASSFMEFIVTFAFLILFLYQFWSYKEFIF; from the coding sequence ATGGAGATAGTATTATTAAGTGTAGCGGCGATTTTTATGATCCTGGGGATCCTGGGAAGTTTTCTGCCGGTCTTGCCTGGAGTACCATTAAGCTGGATTGGGCTGCTTATATTTTTCCTTATTCCGGGAGTAGGAGTGAATTACGTGTTCCTTGGAATCACACTTTTTGTTGCCATCCTTTTCTATATTCTCAATTTTGCCATCCCAGCAATGGGAACTAAGAAATTTGGAGGAAGCCGTAAAGGAATGATCGGTGCAACCATAGGTTTGATCATAGGGATTTTTGCTCCATTTCCGTTCGCTATTCTTATTTGTCCGTTTGTAGGTGCTTTTATTGGAGAAATTCTAAATAAATCTGATTCCAGAACGGCTGGAAAGGCTGCTTTTGGTTCTTTTCTCGGTCTGCTGGCTTCCAGCTTTATGGAATTCATCGTCACCTTTGCATTTCTTATCCTGTTCCTTTACCAATTCTGGAGTTATAAGGAGTTTATATTCTGA
- a CDS encoding BlaI/MecI/CopY family transcriptional regulator, with protein sequence MKQLTKAEEEIMQILWHLKESNVNGIIDEMPEPKPAYNTVSTIVRILENKEFVDHRKKGKGYIYFPKVEKETYSNQSINQLMNNYFNGSFQSMVSFFMKKNEMKSTDLEAILKEINKDNK encoded by the coding sequence ATGAAACAATTAACCAAGGCAGAAGAAGAGATCATGCAAATTCTCTGGCATCTAAAAGAATCTAATGTGAACGGAATCATTGATGAAATGCCCGAGCCTAAACCGGCCTACAACACGGTTTCGACAATTGTAAGAATCCTGGAGAATAAGGAATTTGTAGATCATAGAAAAAAGGGAAAAGGTTATATCTATTTTCCAAAAGTTGAGAAAGAAACCTATAGCAACCAGAGCATTAACCAGTTGATGAACAATTATTTTAATGGTTCATTTCAAAGTATGGTTAGCTTTTTTATGAAAAAGAACGAGATGAAATCAACAGATCTCGAAGCAATCTTGAAAGAAATCAATAAAGATAATAAGTGA
- a CDS encoding M56 family metallopeptidase: MEHYIIQVILFQLAFFVIYEVLLEKETFFKLNRAYLIATPILAFLIPFVKIGSLQQSAPARIMQQFSDQTMILMPEVMIGETSKAATANPVQADPSINWLFWLYLAGVVISLSIFIFKLIKLQKIARKSKTLDVRYYELREVPDSYTAFTYFNKLYIGDQISEKDRQHIITHELVHLHDHHGFDLMVFELLKILFWFNPLIYIFQSRLATLHEYIADSTTVQKSGKKQYFEQLLNTAFGTENFSFTNQFFSHSLIKKRIIMLQKNQSSNISKFKFLLIIPLLMLMLTYVACSDDNSIEQSTMEVSKAEHENLVDSYWTELKEMEAKGLSWDKIASTHIPQEPKAEQTKEEYYRFLVFTKWVMESSKERKIKNGTYSESDKKFSARNNERFEITYDEYLQNRKNNKISEPVIIETKEEKTSSVPFAVIDKVPAFQECDQWVDDARKNCTSSEISKFVNKNFNTSLGKELGLEGINRVIVQFRIDENGQVQDIKSRAPHPRLEEEAKRVISELPSFIPGEQNGRAVSVMYSLPIAFKVQ; this comes from the coding sequence ATGGAACATTATATCATCCAGGTAATTTTATTCCAGCTGGCATTTTTCGTGATCTACGAAGTATTGCTGGAAAAAGAAACCTTTTTTAAACTTAACCGTGCGTACTTGATTGCAACTCCTATCCTGGCGTTTTTGATTCCATTTGTAAAAATTGGGAGCTTACAGCAAAGTGCACCAGCACGCATAATGCAACAATTTAGCGATCAAACAATGATCTTAATGCCGGAGGTTATGATTGGTGAAACCTCGAAAGCCGCGACTGCGAATCCTGTTCAGGCCGATCCTTCGATCAACTGGTTGTTCTGGTTATATCTTGCAGGAGTAGTCATTAGTTTAAGCATATTTATTTTCAAGCTCATTAAACTTCAGAAGATCGCTCGAAAAAGTAAAACTCTTGATGTTCGTTACTACGAGCTGAGGGAGGTTCCAGATTCGTATACTGCTTTTACCTATTTCAATAAGTTATATATAGGAGACCAAATTTCAGAAAAAGACCGACAGCATATCATCACGCACGAATTGGTACACCTGCACGATCATCACGGTTTTGATTTAATGGTTTTCGAACTATTAAAGATCCTGTTCTGGTTCAATCCGCTTATCTATATTTTCCAGTCACGTCTGGCTACGCTTCATGAGTATATTGCTGATAGTACCACCGTTCAAAAATCGGGAAAAAAGCAATATTTCGAACAGTTGCTCAATACAGCCTTCGGAACAGAAAACTTTTCATTCACCAATCAATTTTTTAGTCATTCATTAATCAAAAAACGAATCATTATGTTACAGAAAAATCAATCATCCAACATTTCAAAATTCAAGTTTTTACTCATCATTCCCTTGCTAATGCTAATGCTCACTTATGTTGCATGTTCAGATGATAATTCAATTGAACAAAGCACGATGGAAGTTAGTAAGGCAGAACATGAAAATCTCGTGGATTCATATTGGACAGAATTAAAAGAAATGGAAGCAAAAGGATTGAGCTGGGATAAAATAGCTTCTACACATATTCCTCAGGAACCGAAAGCAGAACAAACTAAGGAAGAATATTACAGATTCTTAGTTTTTACCAAATGGGTCATGGAAAGTAGCAAGGAAAGAAAAATAAAGAATGGAACCTATAGCGAGTCTGACAAGAAATTTTCGGCTCGCAATAATGAACGTTTTGAAATAACTTATGATGAATATTTACAAAATCGAAAAAACAATAAAATCAGTGAACCAGTAATTATAGAGACGAAGGAAGAAAAAACCTCATCAGTACCATTTGCTGTGATCGATAAAGTTCCTGCCTTTCAGGAATGTGACCAATGGGTGGATGACGCTAGAAAAAATTGTACTTCTTCAGAAATTTCAAAATTCGTCAACAAGAACTTCAATACTTCCCTAGGAAAGGAATTAGGACTTGAAGGAATAAATCGTGTTATCGTTCAATTCAGAATTGATGAAAACGGACAGGTTCAGGATATTAAATCAAGAGCTCCGCATCCGAGATTAGAAGAGGAAGCTAAAAGAGTAATTTCTGAACTTCCATCATTTATTCCTGGAGAACAAAATGGTCGTGCCGTAAGTGTCATGTATAGTCTACCAATCGCATTTAAGGTCCAATAA
- a CDS encoding energy transducer TonB, producing the protein MRINKIKNLLSLFVLLISLSGFSQEMATPFAVADKSPVFPGCESLSGNDQKDCTVERITNHVNKNFNTALGKELNLTGRQRIVVKFVIGKDGDIRDVESRSLAKEADVRASLQAEATRVIKSLPKMQAGEFEGEKVAIAYALPIEFATPQKETKNG; encoded by the coding sequence ATGAGAATCAATAAAATTAAAAATCTACTTAGCCTCTTTGTATTGCTAATTTCTCTTTCAGGTTTCAGCCAGGAGATGGCTACACCCTTTGCGGTGGCAGATAAATCACCGGTCTTTCCTGGATGTGAATCGCTATCTGGCAATGATCAGAAAGATTGCACGGTGGAGCGAATCACCAATCATGTGAATAAAAATTTTAACACCGCTCTGGGAAAAGAATTGAATCTTACCGGTCGTCAACGTATCGTTGTGAAATTTGTGATAGGGAAAGACGGTGATATTAGAGATGTTGAATCAAGATCTCTGGCAAAAGAAGCTGATGTTAGAGCCAGCCTCCAAGCTGAAGCTACTCGCGTGATCAAATCATTGCCAAAGATGCAAGCGGGTGAATTTGAGGGTGAGAAAGTGGCGATCGCCTATGCTTTGCCCATAGAATTTGCTACGCCTCAAAAAGAAACTAAGAACGGATAA
- a CDS encoding tetratricopeptide repeat protein — protein sequence MKFLLALILTIIVLLPTYAQQDILNNADSLAAVGNREEAIKLLADLPDKDAKILLKLAKFQQSEGNIKAALENYKHVTQQHPEKVLTMQDYGELLLENGKLELADSIFSNLKERYPENAGFTYRLGLTKEKRKLDTLANRLFFETVSYDPTHQGALYKTSKYQLARGRKHEAIVLAQAGLKKRPKNVSLLSILGQAYMSTFQFDKAIPAFKTIVEEGEASEFVLQKLAKAYRMTNQLSKALETYKQMLDINDMNSAAHSNIGVILMEMDRHKDAREHFYNALFIKNPRVDNEFLNLGLASKELEDFKEAYRFFKFAIEENEENERALLELALTADRYFEDKKSVAEHYQRYLDRYAGNGNPAMIEIAKYRLSELKKEEHFSE from the coding sequence TTGAAATTTTTACTAGCCCTGATTCTTACAATAATTGTCCTGCTGCCAACCTATGCGCAGCAGGACATTTTAAATAATGCTGATAGTCTTGCAGCGGTTGGTAATCGTGAAGAAGCCATTAAATTATTGGCAGACTTGCCTGATAAAGATGCTAAAATTCTATTGAAACTGGCGAAATTTCAGCAGTCGGAAGGAAATATCAAAGCTGCACTTGAGAATTACAAACATGTAACACAACAACATCCTGAGAAGGTTTTAACCATGCAGGACTATGGAGAACTGCTACTTGAAAACGGGAAACTTGAGCTGGCAGATAGTATCTTCAGTAATTTAAAAGAAAGATATCCTGAAAATGCTGGCTTTACCTATAGATTAGGGCTTACCAAAGAGAAGCGCAAACTGGATACCCTGGCTAATCGTTTATTTTTCGAAACCGTTAGTTATGATCCTACACATCAGGGAGCACTTTACAAAACCAGTAAATATCAATTAGCTCGCGGTAGAAAACATGAAGCGATTGTACTCGCGCAGGCTGGTTTGAAAAAACGTCCAAAAAATGTAAGTCTTTTATCTATTCTGGGCCAGGCTTATATGTCTACTTTTCAGTTTGACAAGGCGATACCGGCGTTTAAAACGATCGTAGAAGAAGGTGAAGCTTCAGAATTTGTACTGCAAAAGCTCGCAAAAGCCTATCGTATGACCAACCAGTTATCAAAAGCTTTGGAAACCTATAAGCAAATGCTCGACATTAATGATATGAATAGCGCTGCGCATTCTAACATTGGCGTCATCCTGATGGAAATGGACAGGCATAAAGATGCGAGAGAACATTTCTATAATGCACTTTTTATAAAAAATCCCAGAGTTGACAACGAGTTTCTGAATCTTGGACTTGCTTCAAAGGAACTCGAAGATTTTAAAGAAGCCTACCGGTTTTTCAAATTTGCGATCGAAGAAAATGAAGAAAACGAAAGGGCTTTACTGGAACTGGCGCTTACTGCCGACAGGTATTTTGAAGATAAAAAATCTGTGGCTGAACATTACCAGCGATACCTTGACAGGTATGCCGGAAATGGAAATCCTGCTATGATCGAAATTGCAAAATACAGGTTAAGTGAGCTTAAAAAAGAGGAGCATTTTTCGGAATAG
- a CDS encoding glycosyltransferase, protein MAMLPVYILAGICLSYIILLLSLLYGWRNLKNNPRFVSPFETGFSIIIPFRNEQLHLPGLFDSLKNLKYPKNKFEILLINDSSEDDSEKLVQEFRKMHADLSIELLQNQRESISAKKDAIKVGIDKSRFEYIVTTDADCKVPENWLQGFDNYIESQDSDLIAAPVIFVEVHPEDPLFRKFDLIDFMSLQATTIGSFGLRKPFICNAANLCFKKKAFQVVGGYKQSGNYAGGDDVFLLQKFKEHKRKIDFVRSNNMIVTTSAQKDLRSFIQQRLRWAAKSAGYDDSFARFAALTVFLMNAALIIGLVLCLFDASYLQWLMIAFLIKFNLDFMLIYKAAVFFDRKASMRSYALSSIAYPLFSSGISLTSLFVGFKWKGRGYRK, encoded by the coding sequence ATGGCCATGCTTCCTGTCTACATCCTAGCCGGCATTTGTCTGTCTTATATAATTTTACTCTTATCACTTTTATATGGTTGGAGAAATTTAAAAAACAATCCTCGTTTTGTTTCTCCTTTTGAAACCGGTTTTTCCATCATCATTCCGTTTAGAAATGAGCAGTTACATTTGCCCGGTTTATTTGACTCTTTGAAAAATTTGAAGTATCCGAAGAACAAATTTGAGATTCTTTTGATCAATGATTCTTCTGAAGATGATTCAGAAAAACTGGTTCAGGAATTTCGCAAGATGCATGCTGATCTTTCGATCGAGCTCTTGCAAAACCAGAGAGAATCCATTTCAGCAAAAAAAGATGCTATAAAGGTCGGTATAGATAAATCCAGATTTGAATATATAGTCACTACAGATGCCGATTGTAAAGTTCCTGAAAACTGGTTGCAGGGATTTGATAATTATATAGAGTCTCAGGATTCAGATCTAATTGCAGCTCCGGTAATATTCGTCGAAGTTCATCCTGAAGATCCACTATTCCGAAAATTTGATCTCATTGATTTTATGAGTTTGCAGGCTACTACGATTGGTTCTTTTGGATTGAGAAAGCCATTTATATGTAATGCGGCAAATCTATGCTTTAAGAAAAAAGCATTCCAGGTAGTTGGCGGTTATAAGCAGTCCGGCAACTATGCAGGTGGTGATGATGTTTTTTTACTTCAGAAATTTAAAGAACACAAAAGAAAGATCGATTTTGTTAGAAGTAATAACATGATCGTAACAACTTCGGCGCAGAAAGATCTTCGAAGCTTTATACAGCAACGTTTACGCTGGGCAGCAAAATCTGCCGGTTACGATGATAGTTTTGCCAGGTTTGCTGCTTTGACCGTGTTTCTAATGAATGCAGCATTAATTATAGGACTAGTGCTTTGCCTGTTCGACGCCAGCTATCTTCAGTGGCTTATGATTGCATTCCTTATAAAGTTTAACCTGGATTTTATGTTGATCTATAAAGCTGCGGTATTTTTTGACAGGAAGGCAAGTATGCGAAGTTATGCCTTGAGTAGTATTGCCTACCCTTTATTTTCTTCAGGAATTTCGCTGACTTCTCTATTCGTAGGTTTTAAGTGGAAGGGAAGAGGTTACCGAAAATAG
- the ruvC gene encoding crossover junction endodeoxyribonuclease RuvC, giving the protein MQGERIILGIDPGTTIMGFGLIKVVNKNMSFIQMNELQLNKYSDHYVKLKLIFERTIELIDTYHPDEIAIEAPFFGKNVQSMLKLGRAQGVAMAAGLSREVPITEYLPKKIKMAITGNGNASKEQVAKMLQSMLKIGELPKNLDATDGLAAAVCHFYNSGKTEIGKSYTGWSAFVKQNPGKIK; this is encoded by the coding sequence ATACAAGGGGAAAGGATCATCCTGGGAATTGACCCCGGAACCACGATCATGGGTTTTGGTTTGATCAAGGTGGTTAACAAGAACATGAGCTTTATTCAAATGAATGAGTTACAGCTCAACAAATACAGCGATCATTATGTAAAGCTGAAACTAATTTTCGAGAGAACCATTGAACTTATAGACACCTATCATCCCGATGAAATTGCTATTGAAGCACCGTTCTTCGGGAAAAATGTGCAATCCATGTTAAAACTGGGTCGGGCGCAGGGCGTGGCTATGGCCGCTGGATTATCGCGCGAAGTTCCTATTACAGAATACCTTCCGAAGAAAATTAAAATGGCGATAACCGGGAATGGAAATGCCAGTAAAGAGCAGGTTGCAAAGATGCTGCAAAGTATGCTGAAGATCGGGGAACTTCCAAAAAACCTTGATGCTACAGATGGTCTGGCTGCAGCGGTTTGCCACTTTTATAATTCTGGAAAAACCGAAATTGGCAAAAGCTACACAGGCTGGAGCGCCTTTGTAAAGCAAAATCCGGGTAAGATCAAATAG